One Drosophila subobscura isolate 14011-0131.10 chromosome U, UCBerk_Dsub_1.0, whole genome shotgun sequence DNA window includes the following coding sequences:
- the LOC117902208 gene encoding bomanin-3 has translation MDGTGPDISSVQASVAVSFKMKFLSLAFVFGLLALANATPLNPGNVIINGDCRVCNVRGGK, from the exons ATGGATGGGACTGGTCCAGACATCAGTTCAGTTCAAGCTTCTGTTGCAGTATCTTTCAAGATGAAATTCCTATCTCTTGCCTTTGTGTTCGGCCTCTTGGCTCTGGCTAATG CTACCCCTCTAAATCCGGGAAACGTCATTATTAATGGCGATTGCCGCGTTTGCAATGTTCGTGGCGGAAAGTGA